ATGTTCAGAATGGCAATTGTAGATCAACATATGTTAAGGTTTTAGGGATTTTATTTCTTATTTCTTTATTTGGGTATTCACTTTTTTATATACTTGCGCCAAGTATCTTTGTGTTCGTATTGGGTGCAGGGTGGTCAACTGCTGGGATTTATGCGCGGTTATTAATTCCTATGGTCGCAATTAGTTTTGTCACAGAAGTTGGATCAAGCATGTTTATAATTGCAGAAAAAATGAAGGCTTTATTAATTTGGCAAATTCTTTATTTTTCAGTGACTGTAATTTCTCTTTTATGTGGAGTGTTGGTTTTTAAAAATATTCGTGCAACTTTGGTATGTTTTTCCATTGGTCGATCAATAGTTTATTTAGTAAGTTTTTTAATGTCTTATTATTTTGCAAAGGGAACAAGATATTGTGCATAAATTGATACTTCGTTTTAATATTGTAAATGTATTAGGTTTAATAGTTTTTAGAATATTATTAGATATTTGCTATATTATTGTGATAAATCCTTTTTATCAGTCTGTTAGAATGGTTAATCATGCAACTATTTCAACATATCTTATTTCTTGGTTTGTTTTCATTTTATTTATTCCTCTTATATTAGAGAATTATTCAAGAAAAACGCTTTCAGCTAATGTAGTTGTAATTTTTGCTTGTTTTTCTTTTATTCCGACAACGAGTTTAATGGCTTTTATACCCGTTGGCATAGAATTCAATATAATGATGATATTATATTGGTTGATAATATTTGGTGGAAATATAATAATTAAGCCATTTAAATTAGTAGATGTGAATTCTTATAAAACATCTAATCTGTTCTATTTGTTTCTGGTAATTTTAACAACAACAGTCTTATATGTGTCAGGTCGTTATACAGGTTTTCGCTTTCATTTTGGTCTATTTGATATATATGATTTACGTTTCGAAGAAAGAGGATTTAGTTTACCTTCGATAATTAGTTATTTGCATTCAGCAGCAAATGTTTTATTGCCAGTTATGCTTGTTTACTTCCTTTCTCAATTAAGGTATTTTATGGTTGGAATTTTATCAGTCGTAATACTTCTTAATTTTGGTATTGGTGGGCATAAATCTGTCTTATTTATGTTGTTTTTGTCGTTTTTAGGATATTGGTTTTATCGTTTTCAAAGAATATCATATTTTAGTTGGACTTTAGTTCTGATTTGTGTTTTTGCTTTAAGTGAATATTATTTATTTGATACATTTTTTGTATCTGCAATAATGGTGTTACGAGTCTTATTTATACCTGCGGAGTTGCACTTGTGTTATTACGATTTTTTTTCTAAAAATGAATTATTGTATTTTAAACAAGGTTTTTTTAAATGGCTAAATTTACCAACTCCCTATTCTGATAATATAGACTTTATTATTGGAGGTGTATATGGAGGCGATTATCAAATAAGAGCTAATAGTGGTTTGTTTTCTGATGCTTATCAGAACTTGGGAATGTTAGGTGTGGTTATTTTTCCATTTGTTGTGTTATTTATTTTAAGACTCTTGGATGCTAGTACTAAAGGTTTGGATGAGAAGTTATTGATAATTCCTATACTAACGACTAGTATGGCATTAATGTCAACTACCTTTTCAACGGCATTGTTGACTAATGGACTTTTTTTTATGATGATCATTTTGTTCTTTCTTCCAAGAAATCAGAAGAACGCAATTTAATTTTTTGTTTAATATGAAG
This window of the uncultured Acetobacteroides sp. genome carries:
- a CDS encoding O-antigen polymerase; this encodes MVNHATISTYLISWFVFILFIPLILENYSRKTLSANVVVIFACFSFIPTTSLMAFIPVGIEFNIMMILYWLIIFGGNIIIKPFKLVDVNSYKTSNLFYLFLVILTTTVLYVSGRYTGFRFHFGLFDIYDLRFEERGFSLPSIISYLHSAANVLLPVMLVYFLSQLRYFMVGILSVVILLNFGIGGHKSVLFMLFLSFLGYWFYRFQRISYFSWTLVLICVFALSEYYLFDTFFVSAIMVLRVLFIPAELHLCYYDFFSKNELLYFKQGFFKWLNLPTPYSDNIDFIIGGVYGGDYQIRANSGLFSDAYQNLGMLGVVIFPFVVLFILRLLDASTKGLDEKLLIIPILTTSMALMSTTFSTALLTNGLFFMMIILFFLPRNQKNAI